In Bacillota bacterium, the following are encoded in one genomic region:
- a CDS encoding 4Fe-4S binding protein: MKNVNLTIDDRPITAREGDILLWVALENNIYIPNLCAIKEKERPSASCRLCFVEIEGYDRPVTSCTQRVKEGMVVRTRTPAVDRLVKTAFELLLSDHDLNCAKCPARKNCALMTIARERKLKMKLTRFKPLNRKRAIDDSTSLFTFDRNRCVLCGRCVWADREEAKVGAIGFSNRGLERMVTTFRNIPLADSPCTECGLCVEACPVGAMTFK, encoded by the coding sequence ATGAAAAACGTGAATTTAACCATCGATGACCGCCCCATAACCGCCAGGGAAGGCGACATATTGTTATGGGTGGCGCTGGAAAACAACATTTACATTCCCAACCTCTGCGCGATCAAGGAAAAGGAACGTCCATCGGCAAGCTGCCGGCTCTGTTTCGTGGAAATCGAGGGATATGACCGGCCGGTAACATCCTGTACCCAGCGCGTCAAGGAGGGAATGGTCGTCAGAACCAGAACCCCGGCCGTGGATCGACTGGTAAAAACTGCTTTTGAACTCCTGCTGTCAGATCATGACCTCAACTGTGCCAAATGCCCGGCAAGGAAAAATTGCGCATTGATGACCATTGCACGAGAAAGAAAACTCAAAATGAAGCTAACTCGTTTCAAACCGTTGAATCGGAAGAGGGCCATCGATGATAGCACTTCCCTTTTTACATTCGACCGCAACCGATGTGTACTGTGCGGTCGATGTGTCTGGGCTGATCGCGAAGAAGCAAAGGTCGGCGCCATTGGATTTTCCAACCGGGGCCTCGAGCGCATGGTGACCACCTTTCGAAACATACCACTTGCCGATTCACCCTGTACCGAATGCGGGCTTTGCGTGGAAGCTTGCCCGGTCGGGGCGATGACCTTCAAATAA
- a CDS encoding MBL fold metallo-hydrolase: MKMTEIGKNIFHIEGNKAGRYPYANSLLIKDHRNVLIDSGIGREHVEVLAREYRIDHILVSHGHEDHTAGNDLFGADTKIAVHILDAPAVKSVDRLVELYNMPDEHQRTMMARFLREVFFLKDSTVDTEFTDGYTLDLGTIKVEAIHTPGHSAGHTCFFIPCAKIIFLGDIDLSSFGPWYGSLDADIDAFLDSIEKVKSIDFDTAVSSHKEIVYGKKNIDRKLDRYGEIFQEREEKLLAFLARDKTVEEIIDEAIIYGRYPEPTELYRSMEGTMICKHLRRLVDRGRIYQKEEGLFRAV; this comes from the coding sequence ATGAAGATGACGGAAATAGGAAAAAATATATTTCACATCGAGGGGAACAAGGCCGGAAGGTATCCATATGCCAACTCGCTGCTGATCAAGGATCACAGGAACGTCCTTATCGATTCCGGAATCGGGCGTGAACACGTCGAGGTTCTGGCCAGGGAATACAGGATCGACCATATTTTGGTTTCCCACGGCCATGAGGACCACACTGCTGGCAACGATCTTTTTGGCGCTGACACAAAGATTGCCGTTCATATCCTGGATGCCCCTGCAGTTAAATCGGTAGACAGGCTTGTAGAACTTTACAACATGCCCGATGAGCATCAGCGCACCATGATGGCCCGTTTTTTGAGAGAAGTTTTCTTTTTAAAGGATTCAACCGTGGACACTGAATTCACTGATGGTTACACCCTCGATCTTGGAACAATCAAGGTCGAAGCAATTCATACTCCCGGCCACTCGGCCGGGCATACCTGTTTTTTCATCCCTTGTGCCAAAATAATATTTCTGGGCGATATCGACCTTTCTTCATTCGGCCCCTGGTACGGTTCACTGGATGCGGATATCGACGCTTTTCTTGATTCGATTGAAAAAGTGAAATCGATAGATTTTGATACAGCTGTCAGTAGCCACAAGGAGATAGTTTACGGGAAAAAGAATATCGATAGAAAACTGGACCGCTACGGAGAAATTTTTCAGGAAAGGGAAGAAAAACTGCTTGCTTTCCTCGCCAGGGATAAAACAGTGGAAGAGATCATAGATGAAGCAATCATCTACGGCCGTTACCCGGAACCGACGGAACTTTACAGAAGCATGGAAGGAACAATGATCTGCAAACACCTGCGCCGCCTTGTTGACCGGGGACGGATCTATCAGAAGGAAGAAGGACTTTTCCGCGCCGTATAG
- the sppA gene encoding signal peptide peptidase SppA, translating to MNKKRWIALIVFLIMLISVLINPPSLFTGIFPEDKKWEETIYKDGGTDHLAMIDIKGVILAQEEQDIFSSSQLEYDHEILLDQLDSAFEDEAVKGVIVRINSPGGGVADCDEIFQKIRQLKNEYTKPVIAYLEDVATSGAYLISAASDKIYANRHTLTGSIGVIMSTYNVHELAEKWGVRDETFKSGPYKDILNPLREVSESERRIMQELIDESYLFLIDSILEERNMKRETLLTLSDGRLYSSQQARDNGLIDTIGLLDDAINEVEILSGIENATVIRYKKIEPSPIRLLFEGLGHSISRFKNLSPGMDFFDSRYPSLMYIWSW from the coding sequence ATGAATAAAAAAAGATGGATCGCTCTGATAGTATTTTTGATCATGCTGATCTCCGTTCTGATCAACCCCCCTTCCCTCTTTACCGGTATCTTTCCCGAAGATAAAAAATGGGAAGAAACGATATACAAAGACGGCGGAACCGATCACCTGGCCATGATCGATATCAAAGGGGTCATCCTCGCGCAGGAAGAACAGGACATCTTCTCCTCATCTCAACTGGAATATGATCATGAGATCCTCCTGGATCAACTGGACAGCGCTTTTGAAGATGAAGCTGTCAAAGGGGTGATCGTCCGTATCAACTCACCCGGCGGGGGGGTGGCTGACTGCGACGAAATCTTTCAGAAGATAAGACAGCTCAAGAATGAATATACAAAACCCGTGATCGCCTACCTGGAGGATGTGGCAACATCGGGAGCTTACCTGATCTCTGCTGCATCCGATAAAATATATGCCAACCGCCATACCCTGACTGGTTCCATAGGAGTAATCATGAGCACATACAATGTTCATGAACTGGCTGAAAAATGGGGTGTCAGGGATGAAACTTTCAAAAGTGGCCCCTACAAGGACATCTTGAACCCCCTGCGTGAAGTAAGCGAAAGCGAACGCCGTATCATGCAGGAACTGATCGATGAAAGTTATTTATTCCTTATCGACAGTATCCTTGAAGAAAGAAACATGAAACGGGAAACCCTGCTCACATTATCCGACGGGCGGCTCTACTCCAGTCAGCAGGCCCGGGACAACGGGCTCATAGACACGATCGGCCTCCTCGACGATGCAATCAATGAGGTGGAAATACTGTCTGGAATAGAAAATGCAACTGTGATTCGTTACAAAAAAATTGAACCGTCGCCGATCCGCCTCCTGTTCGAAGGGTTGGGACATTCAATTTCTAGATTCAAAAACCTTTCTCCGGGAATGGACTTCTTCGATTCTCGTTACCCATCCCTGATGTACATCTGGAGTTGGTGA
- a CDS encoding RDD family protein, with amino-acid sequence MTDNETGFRDSGKMTGETVYRPAGVSTRLGAYLIDLIVVFALTNLFIPGALGNGKTSGNLAFWGVGASAFGVLASLYFLLMTGLSGQTIGKMILGIKVIGIDGSPPGWSSLFFREVIGRFISQAAGIQLGYIWAVFNIHKQGWHDFLGDTYVIIEPEIQEKRDIVIRKEYFPGNRRS; translated from the coding sequence TTGACAGATAATGAAACCGGGTTCCGGGATAGTGGCAAAATGACCGGCGAAACCGTATACCGCCCCGCCGGTGTGTCAACAAGGTTGGGGGCATATTTGATCGACCTCATCGTTGTTTTTGCCCTCACCAATCTGTTTATTCCCGGCGCCCTGGGAAATGGAAAAACATCCGGCAACCTTGCCTTTTGGGGAGTGGGAGCAAGCGCTTTCGGTGTGTTGGCCTCACTGTATTTTCTGCTGATGACCGGATTGTCTGGACAGACAATCGGCAAGATGATCCTGGGAATCAAGGTAATCGGAATCGATGGCTCTCCCCCCGGCTGGTCAAGCTTGTTTTTTCGGGAAGTAATAGGACGTTTCATCTCCCAGGCGGCCGGCATCCAGCTGGGTTATATCTGGGCGGTCTTCAATATACACAAACAGGGTTGGCATGATTTTCTGGGCGACACCTACGTGATCATCGAACCGGAAATACAGGAAAAACGCGACATTGTCATCAGGAAAGAATATTTCCCGGGCAACCGCAGATCCTGA